From Streptomyces asiaticus, one genomic window encodes:
- a CDS encoding SAM-dependent methyltransferase produces the protein MTSNVSAVGERVGEFYDQLVGMFDASLYGPNIHVGYWNSQEDSTTLEDAADRLTDMMIARLGIGAGSRVLDIGCGFGGPAIRLAQKTGAEVVGISVSRKQVEKANELAEAAGVSGKVTFQYGDAMDLVFDDGSFDAIWMLESVMQMPDRAAALAEAARVLRPGGRLALTDNYEREEISEERRPVIENILQRYLTQPPASFETYPAMLRQAGLRCTELLDVSESTTKQSVRRLGEAMAQNMEQLASKVDPEVFNKLKPAEGENMEMPELGYLIATARRPETA, from the coding sequence ATGACGTCCAATGTCAGCGCGGTCGGCGAACGGGTCGGCGAGTTCTACGACCAGCTGGTGGGCATGTTCGACGCCTCGCTGTACGGCCCGAACATCCATGTCGGCTACTGGAACAGCCAGGAGGACAGCACCACGCTGGAGGACGCCGCCGACCGGCTCACCGACATGATGATCGCGCGGTTGGGCATCGGCGCCGGCTCCCGGGTCCTGGACATCGGCTGCGGCTTCGGCGGGCCCGCGATCAGGCTCGCGCAGAAGACGGGTGCCGAGGTGGTGGGCATCAGCGTCAGCCGTAAGCAGGTCGAGAAGGCCAATGAGCTGGCCGAGGCCGCCGGGGTGAGCGGCAAGGTCACCTTCCAGTACGGCGACGCGATGGACCTGGTCTTCGACGACGGCTCCTTCGACGCCATCTGGATGCTGGAATCCGTGATGCAGATGCCCGACCGGGCGGCGGCGCTCGCGGAGGCCGCCCGCGTTCTGCGCCCGGGCGGACGGCTGGCACTCACCGACAACTACGAGCGCGAGGAGATATCCGAGGAGCGGCGGCCGGTCATCGAGAACATTCTCCAGCGGTACCTCACCCAGCCGCCCGCGTCTTTCGAGACATACCCGGCGATGCTGCGCCAGGCGGGGCTGCGCTGTACGGAGCTGCTCGACGTCAGCGAAAGCACCACCAAGCAGTCGGTCCGGCGGCTCGGTGAGGCCATGGCCCAGAACATGGAGCAGCTGGCGTCCAAGGTCGACCCGGAGGTCTTCAACAAGTTGAAGCCCGCCGAGGGTGAGAACATGGAAATGCCCGAGCTGGGTTATCTCATCGCCACCGCGCGGCGCCCCGAAACGGCGTGA
- a CDS encoding aldo/keto reductase: MTSAPDTVPLPSGERIPLLGQGTWHIGDHPRRRADEIAALRRGLDLGMTVVDTAEMYGNGASEELVGEAIAGRRDEVFLVSKVLPGHADRSGTIAACEASLRRLGTDRLDLYLLHWRGRIPLEETLEAFAELTESGKIRHWGVSNFDASDMTDLVAIPGGDGVAVNQVLYNLTRRGVEYDLMPWCHRRDIPLMAYSPIEQGRLPRSGALREIARAHDATPAQVALAWVLRQGVAAIPKAGRVDHVEENRAALDLELTPEDLDALDRAFPPPTGPMPLEVL, encoded by the coding sequence TTGACCAGCGCACCGGACACCGTCCCGCTGCCCTCGGGGGAGCGGATCCCGCTGCTCGGCCAGGGCACCTGGCACATCGGTGACCACCCCCGGCGCCGCGCCGATGAGATCGCGGCGCTGCGGCGTGGACTCGACCTCGGCATGACCGTCGTGGACACGGCCGAGATGTACGGCAACGGCGCCTCCGAGGAACTCGTCGGGGAGGCGATCGCCGGCCGCCGCGACGAGGTGTTCCTGGTCAGCAAGGTGCTCCCGGGCCACGCCGACCGCAGTGGCACCATCGCGGCCTGCGAGGCCAGTCTGCGGCGGCTCGGTACGGACCGGCTGGATCTGTATCTGCTGCACTGGCGGGGGCGGATCCCGCTGGAGGAGACCCTCGAAGCCTTCGCCGAACTCACCGAGAGCGGCAAGATCCGCCACTGGGGTGTGAGCAACTTCGACGCCTCCGACATGACGGATCTCGTCGCCATCCCCGGTGGCGACGGTGTCGCCGTCAACCAGGTGCTCTACAACCTCACCCGGCGCGGCGTCGAGTACGACCTCATGCCCTGGTGCCACCGGCGCGACATCCCCCTGATGGCCTATTCGCCCATCGAGCAGGGCCGCCTGCCGCGCTCCGGTGCGCTGCGGGAGATCGCACGGGCCCATGACGCGACGCCCGCGCAGGTGGCGCTGGCGTGGGTGCTCAGGCAGGGGGTGGCGGCGATCCCCAAGGCCGGGCGGGTCGACCATGTCGAGGAGAACCGCGCCGCGCTGGATCTCGAGCTCACCCCGGAGGACCTGGACGCGCTGGACCGCGCCTTCCCCCCGCCCACGGGGCCCATGCCCCTCGAGGTCCTTTGA
- a CDS encoding baeRF2 domain-containing protein, which produces MKLSFLDPLYARPGPWAAVYLDTSRDTEDPEKAIELRWRHLRDALSGQGVDNATLSALHTAVGSDREVSGQHGQALFAAHGRLGLAEELPEPPATDSARFTSIPDVLPLVLQHAPDIPYVAVALSRAFAETDLEEDVVVHYQAGRWPMSRVAPEPRYNHIGAARDWPANAFAVAHELENLRRWTDAETIVLRCAAEDVWLRGVLVNHLPESTQQRVVTVPDSGRPVAGPGRALLEAELNDTLRATVNERDRTLTHRYMAQRARHPDTSEGLSAAITALQRGQAHCLLLTRPVNLPESLWAGPEPTHVTLTEPDLHTFGVHTGRQEPAGAVVVRALVGTGAELITVPREELSLEDGIGVLLRYHDPYT; this is translated from the coding sequence ATGAAGCTGTCGTTTCTCGACCCGCTCTACGCACGGCCCGGCCCATGGGCCGCCGTCTACCTGGACACCTCCCGCGACACCGAGGATCCGGAGAAGGCGATCGAGCTGCGCTGGCGGCACCTGCGCGACGCGCTGTCCGGCCAGGGCGTGGACAACGCCACCCTCTCCGCCCTGCACACCGCCGTGGGCAGCGACCGGGAGGTGTCCGGACAGCACGGACAGGCCCTGTTCGCCGCCCATGGACGGCTCGGACTGGCCGAGGAACTCCCCGAGCCGCCGGCGACCGATTCGGCCCGCTTCACCTCGATCCCCGATGTGCTGCCCCTGGTGCTGCAACACGCCCCGGACATCCCCTATGTGGCCGTGGCCCTCTCCCGGGCCTTCGCGGAGACCGACCTGGAAGAGGATGTGGTGGTGCACTACCAAGCCGGGCGGTGGCCCATGAGCCGGGTGGCACCGGAGCCCCGCTACAACCACATCGGCGCGGCCCGGGACTGGCCGGCGAACGCGTTCGCGGTCGCCCACGAGCTGGAGAATCTGCGCCGCTGGACCGATGCCGAGACGATCGTGTTGCGGTGCGCGGCGGAGGACGTGTGGTTGCGCGGCGTGCTGGTCAACCATTTGCCCGAGTCCACCCAACAGCGCGTCGTCACCGTGCCCGACAGCGGACGACCGGTGGCCGGACCCGGCCGAGCCCTGTTGGAGGCGGAGCTGAACGACACGCTGCGTGCCACGGTGAACGAACGGGACCGGACCTTGACGCACCGCTACATGGCGCAGCGCGCCCGGCACCCGGACACCTCCGAAGGGCTGTCCGCCGCCATCACCGCCCTACAGCGTGGCCAGGCCCACTGCCTGCTGCTCACCCGCCCTGTGAACCTTCCGGAGTCGCTGTGGGCGGGGCCCGAGCCCACCCACGTCACACTGACGGAGCCGGACCTCCACACCTTCGGCGTGCACACCGGACGGCAGGAGCCCGCCGGGGCCGTGGTGGTACGAGCCCTGGTGGGCACCGGTGCCGAGCTGATCACGGTGCCGCGTGAGGAGCTGTCGCTGGAGGACGGGATCGGGGTGCTGCTGCGCTACCACGACCCGTATACGTGA
- a CDS encoding ATP-binding cassette domain-containing protein, with product MDIERRAPRIVAGARKRAAQESAGKLRDLHEDRLHEARERREEAADAVRDDAEIRVSLPHTAVPAGRTVLTLSELRPQYGALRDATLHVHGPERIALVGRNGAGKTTLLRTLTGELAPLSGEARTHVPLRFLPQRLDVLDDELSVAANVASRAPGVTDNHIRAQLARFLFKGARAEQPAGTLSGGERFRAALAATMLAAPAPQLLILDEPTNNLDLASVRQLTSALDSYEGALVVSSHDLPFLESIGITRWLLVGEELRETGADEVRDLLEVSSTAEGVAERN from the coding sequence ATGGACATCGAGCGGCGGGCCCCGAGAATCGTCGCCGGTGCCCGCAAGCGGGCCGCGCAGGAGTCGGCCGGCAAGCTCCGCGATCTGCACGAAGACCGTCTTCACGAAGCGCGCGAGCGGCGTGAGGAGGCCGCGGACGCGGTCCGCGACGACGCCGAGATCCGGGTGAGCCTGCCGCACACCGCCGTACCCGCGGGCCGCACCGTACTGACCCTGAGCGAACTGCGCCCCCAGTACGGCGCGTTGCGCGATGCCACCCTGCATGTGCACGGGCCCGAACGCATCGCGCTGGTCGGGCGCAACGGAGCCGGTAAGACGACACTGCTGCGCACCCTCACCGGCGAACTCGCCCCGCTGTCCGGGGAGGCCAGGACGCACGTACCGCTGCGGTTCCTCCCCCAGCGGCTGGATGTGCTGGACGACGAGCTGAGCGTGGCGGCGAACGTGGCGAGCCGGGCGCCCGGTGTCACCGACAACCACATCCGCGCCCAGCTCGCGCGCTTCCTCTTCAAGGGGGCGCGTGCGGAACAGCCGGCGGGCACCCTCTCGGGTGGCGAACGTTTCCGGGCCGCCCTCGCGGCCACCATGCTCGCCGCACCGGCCCCGCAGCTGCTGATACTCGACGAGCCGACCAACAATCTCGACCTGGCCAGTGTGCGGCAGCTGACGAGCGCGCTGGACTCCTACGAGGGCGCGCTCGTGGTCTCGAGCCACGACCTGCCGTTCCTGGAATCGATCGGCATCACCCGGTGGCTGCTGGTCGGCGAGGAGTTGCGGGAGACCGGTGCCGACGAGGTCCGGGATCTGCTCGAGGTGTCGTCCACGGCCGAGGGAGTGGCTGAGAGGAACTGA
- a CDS encoding erythromycin esterase family protein: protein MSERLFRDRRDAGRVLAGRLEHYRGRPDALVLALPRGGVPVAYEVATALDAELDVLLVRKLGVPGRDEVAMGAIASGGVVVLNEDVIRGLNISPEAVRQVAEREGRELLRRQRMYRGDRPMPDIEDRTVILVDDGLATGASVRAAIQALRRMRPGRIVVAVPAAPESTCQELSTMVDEVICATTPTPFYAVGASYWDFAQTTDEEVRDLLRAASRVPPVPPAAEAATDAVLIRGEALAVEDGVPQGDALLNLVGDAHFVLIGEASHGTHEFYAARARMTRRLIEEKGFCAVAAEADWPDAYRVNRYLRGRGDDATAEESLRGFERFPAWMWRNTAVLEFVGWLRDHNDPLSDGAKAGFYGLDVYSMYRSIDEVIGYLERVDPTAAARARERYACLERQDGDDGQVYGFQAAFGAGPTCEDEIVEQLRDMQRHALEYARRDGLLAEDDLFHAQRNAIVVRNAAAYYRSMFSGRVSSWNLRDRHMVDTLDALAEHLGKQRGEPAKIVVWEHNSHLGDARATESAMRGELNVGQLVREGHPDDCRLLGFTTYTGTVTAADDWGSPAVRKRVRPALAESVEELFHEAGEKEFLLDFGHAPLARERLTSALLERAIGVIYRPDTERQSHYFLARVADQFDAVIHIDETRAIEPLERTAGWERGEAPETYPFTV from the coding sequence ATGTCCGAGCGTCTGTTCCGCGATCGACGGGACGCCGGCCGGGTCCTGGCCGGCCGCCTGGAACACTACCGAGGCCGCCCCGATGCGCTGGTGCTCGCGTTGCCCCGTGGCGGCGTTCCGGTGGCGTACGAGGTGGCCACCGCACTGGACGCCGAACTCGACGTCCTGCTCGTGCGCAAGCTGGGTGTCCCGGGCCGGGACGAAGTGGCGATGGGGGCGATCGCCAGTGGCGGGGTGGTGGTGCTCAACGAGGACGTCATCCGCGGACTGAACATCTCGCCGGAAGCGGTCCGGCAGGTGGCGGAGCGGGAAGGCCGGGAACTGCTGCGTCGGCAGCGGATGTACCGCGGCGACCGCCCCATGCCGGACATCGAGGACAGGACGGTCATCCTGGTCGACGACGGCCTCGCCACGGGCGCGAGCGTCCGCGCCGCCATCCAGGCGCTGCGGCGCATGCGGCCCGGCAGGATCGTGGTGGCGGTGCCCGCCGCGCCCGAGTCCACCTGCCAGGAGCTGTCGACAATGGTCGACGAGGTGATCTGCGCGACCACCCCCACCCCGTTCTACGCGGTCGGCGCCTCCTACTGGGACTTCGCCCAGACCACCGACGAGGAGGTCCGCGACCTGCTGCGCGCGGCCTCGCGGGTCCCGCCGGTCCCGCCCGCCGCGGAGGCCGCGACGGACGCGGTCCTCATCCGGGGCGAGGCCCTCGCCGTCGAGGACGGCGTACCTCAGGGCGACGCGCTGCTGAACCTGGTGGGGGACGCGCACTTCGTGCTCATCGGCGAGGCGTCGCATGGCACCCACGAGTTCTACGCCGCGCGGGCGCGGATGACCCGGCGGCTCATCGAGGAGAAGGGCTTCTGCGCCGTGGCCGCGGAGGCGGACTGGCCCGATGCCTACCGTGTGAACCGCTACCTCCGCGGGCGCGGTGACGACGCCACCGCCGAGGAGTCCCTGCGGGGCTTCGAGCGTTTCCCGGCGTGGATGTGGCGCAACACGGCCGTGCTCGAGTTCGTCGGATGGCTGCGTGACCACAACGACCCGCTCAGCGACGGGGCGAAGGCCGGGTTCTACGGGCTGGACGTCTACAGCATGTACCGGTCGATCGATGAGGTGATCGGCTATCTGGAGCGGGTCGACCCGACCGCCGCGGCGCGCGCCCGCGAACGCTATGCGTGTCTGGAGCGCCAGGACGGGGACGACGGTCAGGTCTACGGATTCCAGGCGGCGTTCGGCGCGGGCCCGACCTGCGAGGACGAGATCGTGGAGCAGCTGCGGGACATGCAGCGCCATGCGCTGGAGTACGCGCGGCGGGACGGACTACTGGCCGAGGACGACCTGTTCCATGCCCAGCGGAACGCGATCGTCGTGCGGAACGCCGCCGCGTACTACCGCTCGATGTTCAGCGGACGGGTCTCCTCGTGGAATCTGCGGGACCGGCACATGGTGGACACCCTCGACGCGCTCGCCGAGCACCTGGGCAAGCAACGTGGGGAACCGGCGAAGATCGTGGTCTGGGAGCACAACTCCCATCTGGGCGACGCCCGCGCCACCGAGTCCGCCATGCGCGGCGAGCTCAACGTCGGCCAGCTGGTGCGCGAAGGCCACCCCGACGACTGTCGTCTGCTCGGTTTCACCACCTACACGGGCACCGTGACGGCGGCGGACGACTGGGGATCGCCCGCGGTACGGAAGCGGGTGCGCCCCGCCCTCGCGGAGAGCGTCGAGGAGCTCTTCCACGAGGCCGGGGAGAAGGAGTTCCTGCTCGACTTCGGCCACGCTCCACTCGCCCGGGAGCGGCTGACGTCGGCGCTGCTGGAGCGCGCGATCGGAGTGATCTACCGTCCGGACACCGAGCGGCAGAGCCACTACTTCCTCGCACGGGTGGCGGACCAGTTCGACGCGGTCATCCACATCGATGAGACACGCGCCATCGAACCGCTGGAGCGCACCGCCGGCTGGGAGCGGGGCGAGGCTCCCGAGACCTACCCGTTCACCGTATGA